The Corynebacterium tuberculostearicum genome window below encodes:
- a CDS encoding glycoside hydrolase family 3 protein, giving the protein MKTPRILASLALVTALGACSTSTQEDNESQDSTTAAASSSAAATHETHEETSQEEAPQQDIRAMAASVLMPPVTNYDDAKAKLEAGVGGIFIPSWADPNLLQEEGRDINALRQEVGRDFEVSIDFEGGRVQRFSEILGEYPAPQQMAAERSPQEVEQLAHEIGTSLKVHGINVDFAPVLDVDGNGLEVVGDRSFSTDPVQAGEYGAAFARGLDSAGVKAVFKHFPGHGRASGDTHLAEAVTPPLKELEGHEFIPFKTALPQAPNAALMMGHLAVPGLGDGQTPASILPEAYGLARETLQYDGPIYTDDIGGMKAIADSLPLADAVVASLNAGADMPLWSTESDINAVIDAVVGAVDQGRLPLERLADAARHVSAPPAGAAPEPAQD; this is encoded by the coding sequence ATGAAAACTCCGCGCATCCTTGCCAGCCTCGCCCTCGTGACGGCCTTGGGCGCCTGCTCTACCTCCACCCAGGAGGACAATGAGAGCCAGGACTCCACCACCGCGGCCGCGTCGAGCTCAGCTGCCGCGACGCACGAGACGCACGAAGAGACGTCGCAGGAAGAGGCCCCGCAGCAGGACATCCGCGCCATGGCTGCCTCGGTGCTGATGCCGCCGGTCACCAACTACGACGACGCTAAGGCCAAGCTGGAGGCCGGTGTGGGCGGAATCTTTATCCCTAGCTGGGCGGATCCAAACCTGCTGCAGGAAGAGGGCCGCGATATTAATGCCCTGCGCCAGGAGGTGGGCCGCGACTTTGAGGTCTCCATCGATTTTGAGGGCGGGCGCGTACAACGTTTCTCGGAGATCCTGGGCGAGTATCCCGCGCCGCAACAGATGGCGGCCGAGCGTTCCCCACAAGAGGTGGAGCAGCTCGCGCACGAGATTGGCACGAGCCTCAAGGTGCACGGTATCAACGTGGACTTTGCACCGGTGCTCGACGTCGATGGCAACGGCCTAGAAGTTGTGGGCGATCGATCATTTTCCACCGACCCGGTCCAAGCAGGCGAGTATGGCGCGGCCTTTGCACGCGGGCTGGATTCCGCTGGGGTCAAGGCCGTGTTCAAGCATTTCCCGGGCCACGGCCGCGCCTCTGGTGATACCCACCTGGCCGAGGCCGTTACCCCGCCGTTGAAAGAACTAGAAGGCCACGAGTTCATTCCTTTTAAAACCGCTCTTCCCCAAGCGCCCAATGCCGCGCTCATGATGGGCCACCTCGCCGTGCCCGGCCTGGGTGATGGTCAGACGCCTGCTTCCATCCTGCCGGAAGCCTATGGCCTAGCCCGCGAGACCCTGCAGTACGACGGGCCCATCTATACCGATGATATCGGCGGCATGAAGGCGATTGCGGATTCGCTCCCGCTTGCCGACGCCGTCGTGGCCTCCCTCAATGCCGGTGCCGACATGCCCCTGTGGTCCACCGAAAGTGACATTAATGCGGTGATCGACGCCGTTGTTGGCGCCGTCGACCAAGGCCGCCTGCCACTCGAACGACTTGCGGACGCCGCCCGCCATGTCAGCGCTCCCCCGGCCGGCGCTGCACCCGAGCCCGCACAGGACTAG
- a CDS encoding ABC transporter ATP-binding protein, giving the protein MTRPMHTAVKDPADIDQLAQHPVAFRRVAGLFRPHRGTLLLVVALIIATSGLTVVQPFLVRRTVDEAIPEHDTALLLWLVGGMLAITVVSQAIGVIQSFLSARVGHTIMHELRTQVFANLQRQSLQFFTNNRGGEIQSRLTNDIAAMRGMVTTTATSVASNLTMTVATLVAMVALSPTLSLLSLVVLPPAVWLTRRAAVLRRSLMEKNSRAQATLQQTISENLSVSGMRLAATLGAQERVYDGFEKTSRSLIRLELESQLAGRWRMALTQIIFGVMPALIYLAAGLRPGITIGTLIAFSTLQTQIFRPITGLLNVGAQWVASMALFSRIFEYLDLEPELTEATQPAQLADASLTLQHVSYRYPGTDTDALSDVSLSIPAHTTTALVGHTGSGKSTVAALFARLADPTEGTVHLGGVDLRDIPPEQRAEVIGVVSQETYLIHGTVRENLLFAQPNASEEQMWAALNAARVDEVIAALPEGLDTVVGSRGYRFSGGEQQRLSLARTLLRQPRVLILDEATSALDNETERAIQEAVLGADATRLVIAHRLSTIRDADQIIVLDAGRVVERGTHAELLACGGAYAALLRAVDEAQST; this is encoded by the coding sequence ATGACCCGGCCGATGCACACCGCGGTGAAGGACCCGGCGGACATCGATCAGCTGGCCCAGCACCCGGTTGCCTTCCGCCGCGTCGCCGGCCTGTTTCGCCCGCACCGCGGCACGCTGTTGCTGGTGGTGGCACTCATCATCGCCACCTCCGGGCTGACGGTGGTGCAGCCTTTCCTGGTGCGCCGCACCGTGGATGAGGCCATTCCTGAACACGACACCGCGCTGCTGCTGTGGCTCGTCGGCGGCATGCTGGCCATCACCGTGGTCTCCCAGGCCATCGGCGTTATCCAGTCCTTTCTGTCGGCGCGGGTGGGGCACACCATCATGCACGAGCTGCGCACGCAGGTCTTTGCCAACCTGCAGCGCCAGTCGCTGCAGTTCTTTACCAATAACCGCGGCGGTGAGATTCAGTCGCGCCTGACCAATGACATCGCGGCGATGCGCGGCATGGTGACCACAACCGCGACATCCGTGGCCAGCAACCTCACCATGACTGTGGCTACGTTGGTGGCGATGGTGGCGCTTTCGCCTACCCTCTCGCTTTTGTCCCTGGTGGTACTGCCGCCTGCAGTGTGGCTGACCCGCCGCGCCGCCGTTCTGCGCCGCAGCCTCATGGAGAAAAACAGCCGCGCGCAGGCAACATTGCAGCAGACCATTTCGGAGAACCTGTCCGTGTCCGGCATGCGCCTGGCGGCCACGCTGGGTGCGCAGGAGCGCGTCTATGACGGCTTTGAGAAAACCTCCCGCTCCCTCATCCGTTTGGAGCTGGAATCGCAGTTGGCCGGGCGCTGGCGCATGGCGCTGACGCAAATCATCTTCGGCGTGATGCCGGCCCTGATTTACCTGGCGGCCGGCTTGCGCCCGGGCATTACGATTGGCACGCTCATCGCCTTTTCCACCCTGCAGACCCAGATCTTCCGTCCCATTACCGGCCTGCTCAACGTGGGCGCGCAGTGGGTGGCGTCGATGGCGCTGTTTAGCCGCATCTTCGAGTACCTGGACCTGGAGCCCGAACTCACCGAGGCCACCCAGCCCGCCCAGCTTGCCGACGCCTCCCTCACCCTCCAGCACGTCTCCTACCGCTACCCCGGCACCGACACCGACGCGCTTTCCGACGTCTCCCTTTCCATCCCCGCCCACACCACCACCGCGCTAGTGGGGCATACCGGGTCCGGCAAGTCCACGGTGGCCGCACTTTTTGCGCGCCTTGCCGATCCGACCGAAGGCACCGTGCACCTGGGCGGGGTCGACCTGCGCGATATTCCACCTGAGCAGCGCGCGGAGGTCATTGGCGTGGTCTCCCAGGAGACCTACCTGATTCACGGCACGGTGCGGGAGAACCTCCTCTTCGCGCAGCCGAATGCGAGTGAGGAACAGATGTGGGCGGCGCTTAACGCCGCGCGCGTGGACGAGGTCATCGCCGCGCTGCCGGAAGGTCTGGACACAGTGGTGGGCTCGCGCGGCTACCGCTTCTCCGGCGGTGAGCAGCAGCGCCTTTCGCTTGCCCGCACGTTGCTGCGCCAACCACGGGTGCTCATCTTGGATGAGGCCACCTCCGCCCTCGACAACGAGACGGAGCGCGCCATCCAGGAGGCAGTGCTTGGCGCGGATGCTACCCGCTTGGTCATCGCCCACCGCCTGTCCACTATCCGCGATGCCGACCAGATCATCGTCCTCGACGCTGGCCGCGTGGTCGAGCGCGGCACCCACGCCGAGCTGCTTGCGTGCGGCGGTGCCTATGCGGCGCTTCTTCGTGCTGTCGACGAGGCTCAGAGTACGTAG
- a CDS encoding SpaH/EbpB family LPXTG-anchored major pilin, with translation MNKISRTARSVTFAAVVGLSMGISAPGALAQDGAVDAQPAAEQGAVNKANINFNQKGSITLFKKKGAESGTAATGKEMAGVPGEALSGVTYKITKLDYDLQKDDWAAFPKSAADVKGDKKTAETKEETTGTDGKAAFTDLPLGIYLVEETNAPDGIVAGAPFIVSVPMVNEASDAWNYDVIAYPKNTETKTKKTVKDADQNIQDAYTYTINADAPTWGAGKSLTAFRFEDQLDQRLDFQKVTEVKAGETALGAGDYEVNNPAENGNKLVVKLTDQGLAKVKSGDKMSLTFEVKRKEVGDTTELKNQADVIFNNPNTGNEVKNKTNEVVTYHGKLKVVKKDGKEDGKVLEGAEFELYQCTAANKLGGKLTVKEQDKWTTGADGTITIDGLHVTDFADNAQVTDIKKFCLKETKAPAGYALPENPVTEIEFTRENIAKTGELEGDDAVTLVSEIENIKRDTPNLPMTGGAGVGILAAIGAAIVAAGAWFARRTARN, from the coding sequence GTGAACAAGATCTCTCGTACCGCTCGTTCGGTTACTTTCGCTGCCGTCGTTGGCCTCTCTATGGGTATCTCCGCTCCGGGGGCCCTGGCGCAAGACGGTGCTGTCGATGCACAGCCTGCTGCTGAGCAGGGCGCCGTGAACAAGGCAAACATCAATTTCAACCAAAAGGGCTCTATCACCCTCTTCAAGAAGAAGGGTGCTGAGTCTGGTACTGCGGCTACCGGTAAGGAAATGGCAGGCGTTCCGGGTGAGGCTCTGTCTGGCGTGACCTACAAGATCACCAAGCTCGATTACGACCTGCAGAAGGATGATTGGGCGGCGTTCCCGAAGTCGGCTGCTGACGTCAAGGGCGACAAGAAGACTGCGGAAACCAAGGAAGAAACCACCGGCACTGATGGCAAGGCAGCTTTCACTGATCTGCCTTTGGGCATCTACTTGGTAGAGGAAACTAACGCTCCGGACGGCATCGTTGCCGGTGCTCCGTTCATCGTGTCGGTGCCGATGGTTAACGAGGCATCGGATGCCTGGAACTACGACGTCATCGCGTACCCGAAGAACACGGAAACCAAGACCAAGAAGACTGTCAAGGATGCAGATCAGAACATCCAGGACGCGTACACCTACACCATCAACGCGGATGCTCCGACCTGGGGTGCGGGTAAGAGCCTGACCGCCTTCCGCTTCGAGGATCAGCTGGACCAGCGTTTGGACTTCCAGAAGGTCACCGAGGTCAAGGCTGGAGAGACCGCTCTGGGTGCCGGTGACTACGAGGTCAACAATCCGGCTGAGAACGGAAACAAGCTCGTCGTTAAGCTGACCGACCAGGGCCTTGCCAAGGTTAAGTCCGGTGACAAGATGTCTCTGACCTTCGAGGTCAAGCGCAAGGAAGTGGGCGACACCACTGAGCTGAAGAACCAGGCTGACGTCATCTTCAACAACCCGAACACCGGCAACGAGGTCAAGAACAAGACCAATGAGGTCGTGACCTACCACGGCAAGCTGAAGGTTGTGAAGAAGGACGGCAAGGAGGACGGTAAGGTCCTGGAAGGTGCTGAGTTCGAGCTATACCAGTGCACCGCGGCAAATAAGCTGGGCGGTAAGTTGACCGTCAAGGAGCAGGACAAGTGGACCACCGGTGCTGACGGCACCATCACCATCGACGGACTGCACGTCACCGACTTCGCAGATAACGCACAGGTCACCGACATCAAGAAGTTCTGTCTGAAGGAAACCAAGGCTCCAGCGGGCTACGCACTGCCGGAAAACCCTGTTACCGAAATTGAGTTCACCCGCGAGAACATCGCGAAGACTGGTGAGCTCGAGGGTGACGACGCCGTCACCCTTGTTTCTGAAATTGAAAACATCAAGCGCGACACCCCGAACCTGCCGATGACCGGTGGTGCCGGTGTGGGCATCCTGGCTGCTATTGGCGCAGCAATTGTTGCTGCTGGTGCTTGGTTCGCTCGTCGTACCGCGCGCAACTAA
- a CDS encoding universal stress protein, with the protein MSNGETMLIAYDGTERAGRALEYAAQLLRPTTVEILTAWEPVARQTARAVSRTGIHQSTVSPDGVEEDPAYEEALKICRQGIELAESLGLAGRAHLVESATTISSAIIDAAHELDVDVIVTGTRALTGFRAWWTNSTADQIVRNAGLPVFIVPQENEDDADDDEAEYF; encoded by the coding sequence ATGAGTAACGGCGAGACAATGCTAATTGCCTACGATGGCACCGAACGAGCCGGCCGCGCCCTCGAGTACGCGGCCCAGCTGCTGCGCCCCACCACGGTAGAAATCCTCACCGCCTGGGAGCCGGTAGCCCGGCAGACCGCCCGCGCCGTCAGCCGCACCGGAATACACCAGTCCACCGTCTCCCCGGATGGCGTCGAAGAGGATCCGGCCTATGAAGAGGCGCTAAAGATTTGCCGCCAGGGCATCGAGCTGGCCGAAAGCCTGGGCCTAGCCGGCCGCGCCCACTTGGTGGAATCCGCCACCACTATTTCCTCCGCCATCATTGATGCAGCACACGAGCTGGACGTGGATGTCATCGTGACCGGCACCCGCGCCCTGACCGGTTTCCGCGCCTGGTGGACTAACTCCACCGCCGATCAGATTGTGCGCAATGCCGGCCTTCCCGTCTTTATCGTGCCGCAGGAAAACGAGGATGACGCGGACGATGATGAGGCAGAATACTTCTAA
- a CDS encoding DUF2613 domain-containing protein, which produces MALETDSLNKRTLGPAIGSAVVGIALGVITIIGIAQFSGTDTVPEGNAVSASDAVLGGPEYGSRN; this is translated from the coding sequence ATGGCTCTGGAAACCGATTCTTTGAACAAGCGCACCCTTGGCCCTGCCATCGGTAGCGCTGTTGTGGGCATCGCGCTCGGCGTCATCACCATCATCGGCATCGCACAGTTCTCCGGCACCGATACCGTGCCAGAAGGCAATGCGGTTTCTGCTTCCGATGCGGTTTTGGGCGGCCCTGAGTACGGATCCCGCAACTAG
- a CDS encoding VanW family protein: protein MKKAEGKNGAKGWLIALGVLVGLVLIAGIAYAWDVAANQDKIPRAVSVNGVDISAMDRTAAVEKLEDELAGVETEPVSVTSGDLHTDFVPSESGLALDNQRAVDNIEEPSLNPFTRLYSFFRSTRDIPVETNVDEAQLQPALDRVKKDLSTDPVDGMLELNNGELKVTDPKLGQTVDAGALHNAVTDNWLDSEGVDVDPQEVEPAINDEAIEAMRTGDAAKALDNPITLKAKNNVSATLNKPEISQFTSIEKKDGKLKLAVDTNRAQELLAERSEGADVPGVNAKISFNGNDKQITPSEDGEIIDWEPTMKDFDKRVTGDDREWDATYKPDPAEFTTDDAKKATFNDTVGEFTTEGYSAASGKNIELVAQQVNGAVVNPGETFSLNGHTGPRGTAQGYVESGIIIDGHSGSAVGGGISQFATTLYNAAYFAGMEDTAHTPHSYYISRYPAGREATVYEGAIDLQFTNTFNTPVRIETDFGGGKITVRLKGTKTVDVESVNNGRWAKTEPQRKSVSEDCSPSSGAPGFTTSDTRVIKDLSGKEISRETTTTVYDPQPIVTCG from the coding sequence GTGAAAAAGGCAGAAGGAAAAAACGGTGCTAAAGGCTGGCTCATCGCGCTCGGCGTATTGGTCGGCCTTGTCCTAATCGCGGGCATTGCTTATGCCTGGGATGTCGCAGCAAACCAGGACAAGATTCCGCGCGCCGTTTCCGTCAACGGCGTGGATATCTCCGCCATGGATCGCACCGCCGCCGTGGAGAAGCTCGAAGACGAGCTTGCGGGCGTAGAAACCGAGCCCGTGAGCGTTACCTCCGGCGACCTGCACACCGATTTCGTTCCCTCCGAGTCGGGCCTCGCCCTGGATAACCAGCGCGCCGTGGACAATATTGAGGAGCCTTCCCTTAATCCTTTTACCCGCCTGTATAGCTTCTTCCGCTCCACCCGGGATATTCCGGTGGAGACCAACGTGGATGAGGCCCAGCTGCAACCGGCCCTGGACCGCGTGAAGAAAGATCTCTCTACCGATCCAGTCGATGGCATGCTGGAGCTCAACAATGGTGAGCTCAAGGTCACCGACCCCAAGCTTGGCCAAACCGTGGATGCCGGCGCCCTGCACAATGCGGTTACGGATAATTGGCTCGATTCCGAGGGCGTAGACGTGGACCCACAAGAGGTAGAACCAGCCATCAATGATGAAGCCATCGAGGCCATGCGCACCGGCGATGCCGCCAAGGCGCTGGATAATCCCATTACCTTGAAGGCCAAGAATAATGTCAGCGCTACCCTGAATAAGCCGGAAATCTCCCAGTTCACCAGCATTGAAAAGAAGGACGGCAAGCTTAAGCTCGCCGTGGATACCAACCGCGCGCAGGAGCTGCTGGCCGAGCGCTCCGAGGGCGCCGATGTCCCCGGCGTAAATGCCAAGATTTCCTTCAACGGCAACGACAAGCAGATCACCCCGTCCGAAGATGGCGAGATCATCGATTGGGAGCCGACCATGAAGGACTTTGACAAGCGCGTGACCGGCGACGACCGCGAGTGGGATGCTACCTACAAGCCGGACCCAGCAGAGTTCACCACCGACGATGCCAAGAAGGCGACCTTCAACGACACCGTGGGCGAGTTCACCACTGAGGGCTACTCCGCTGCCTCCGGCAAGAATATCGAGCTGGTAGCCCAACAGGTCAACGGCGCCGTGGTCAACCCAGGCGAGACCTTCTCCCTCAACGGCCACACGGGCCCTCGCGGCACGGCACAGGGCTACGTTGAGTCCGGCATCATTATCGATGGCCACTCCGGCTCCGCCGTGGGCGGCGGCATCTCCCAGTTCGCCACCACCTTGTACAACGCTGCCTACTTTGCGGGCATGGAAGACACCGCCCACACCCCGCACTCGTACTACATTTCCCGCTACCCAGCCGGCCGCGAGGCCACCGTGTACGAGGGCGCCATCGACCTGCAGTTCACCAATACCTTCAATACCCCAGTCCGCATTGAGACCGACTTTGGTGGCGGCAAGATCACCGTGCGCCTGAAGGGCACTAAGACCGTCGACGTTGAGTCTGTGAACAACGGCCGCTGGGCCAAGACGGAGCCGCAGCGCAAGTCGGTGAGCGAGGATTGCTCGCCGTCGTCTGGCGCGCCGGGCTTCACCACCTCGGATACCCGCGTGATCAAGGACCTCTCCGGCAAGGAGATCTCCCGGGAGACCACCACCACGGTCTACGACCCGCAGCCCATCGTTACCTGCGGTTAA
- a CDS encoding class C sortase — MTTVVGQNAGRRHRRRGGLVLPAVIVVVGLLVMLYPVVSTAWNNWNASRVAQEYARLDKETPAQVQDSVWDAAHAYNEEHTSGPILDPWLNRIGVDNPDYEAYLKQLGETEAMARLVFPAVDVDLPVFHGTADKTLQRGLGHLYGSDLPVGGSGTHSVITGHTGLANSTMFDHLDSATEGDVFYIQVAGHKLKYVVDDIQVVLPSEVDGLRPVADQDYVTLITCTPYGINTHRLLVRGHQVPMEPGEESVFENSHGPGWQWWMYALLAAVIVIGCWLVWWLRRQKAATGVQEVINKESSVRE, encoded by the coding sequence TTGACTACGGTGGTAGGCCAAAATGCAGGCCGACGGCACAGGCGCCGTGGAGGCCTAGTCCTTCCGGCGGTAATCGTTGTCGTTGGGTTGTTGGTGATGCTGTACCCAGTGGTCTCGACCGCATGGAACAATTGGAACGCCTCAAGAGTGGCGCAGGAATATGCGCGACTGGATAAAGAGACACCGGCGCAGGTGCAGGATTCGGTGTGGGATGCTGCACATGCATACAACGAAGAACATACGTCGGGTCCGATCTTGGATCCGTGGCTGAACCGTATCGGGGTAGACAATCCCGACTATGAGGCTTATTTGAAGCAGTTGGGTGAGACCGAAGCGATGGCCCGCCTCGTGTTCCCAGCAGTAGACGTTGATCTTCCGGTGTTTCATGGCACCGCAGATAAGACACTGCAGCGTGGTTTGGGGCATTTGTATGGTTCTGACCTGCCGGTCGGTGGATCAGGAACCCATTCCGTCATTACGGGGCATACGGGTCTGGCAAATTCGACGATGTTTGATCACCTCGACTCTGCCACCGAGGGAGATGTGTTCTATATCCAGGTTGCTGGCCACAAATTGAAGTACGTCGTAGACGACATTCAAGTTGTGCTGCCGAGCGAGGTAGATGGCCTACGGCCAGTCGCTGATCAGGATTACGTCACACTGATTACGTGCACCCCGTACGGGATCAACACGCATCGCTTGCTGGTGCGTGGCCATCAGGTTCCTATGGAGCCTGGGGAGGAGTCGGTGTTTGAAAACTCCCATGGTCCGGGCTGGCAATGGTGGATGTACGCGCTGTTGGCTGCGGTGATTGTCATTGGGTGTTGGCTGGTGTGGTGGCTGCGTCGCCAGAAGGCGGCTACCGGGGTGCAAGAAGTTATTAATAAGGAAAGTAGCGTGCGGGAGTAA